A region from the Denticeps clupeoides unplaced genomic scaffold, fDenClu1.1, whole genome shotgun sequence genome encodes:
- the LOC114776999 gene encoding ras-related protein Rab-6A isoform X1: protein MSAAGDFGNPLRKFKLVFLGEQSVGKTSLITRFMYDSFDNTYQATIGIDFLSKTMYLEDRTIRLQLWDTAGQERFRSLIPSYIRDSAAAVVVYDITNVNSFQQTTKWIDDVRTERGSDVIIMLVGNKTDLADKRQVSIEEGERKAKELNVMFIETSAKAGYNVKQLFRRVAAALPGMESTQDKSREDMIDIKLPPDSPEQPVSEGGCSC from the exons ATGTCCGCAGCAGGAGATTTCGGAAATCCCCTGAGGAAATTTAAACTGGTATTTCTGGGCGAGCAGAGTG tGGGAAAGACTTCACTGATCACCAGATTCATGTATGACAGCTTTGATAACACTTATCAG GCTACAATAGGAATCGACTTTTTATCAAAAACCATGTATCTGGAGGATAGAACA ATCAGGTTGCAGCTCTGGGACACTGCAGGCCAGGAGCGCTTCCGTAGCCTCATTCCCAGCTACATCCGagactctgctgctgctgtcgttGTATACGACATCACAA ACGTCAACTCCTTTCAGCAGACCACAAAATGGATTGATGATGTCAgaacagagagagggagtgatGTCATCATCATGCTGGTTGGAAACAAGACTGATCTGGCAGATAAAAG GCAAGTATCAATTGAGGAAGGCGAGAGGAAGGCCAAAGAGCTTAATGTAATGTTTATTGAAACAAGTGCTAAAGCAGGCTACAATGTCAAACAG CTCTTCCGGCGTGTTGCTGCTGCCTTGCCTGGCATGGAGAGCACACAGGACAAGAGCCGAGAAGACA TGATTGACATAAAGTTGCCACCAGATTCCCCAGAGCAACCAGTCAGTGAAGGTGGCTGCTCCTGTTGA
- the LOC114776999 gene encoding ras-related protein Rab-6A isoform X2 — protein MSAAGDFGNPLRKFKLVFLGEQSVGKTSLITRFMYDSFDNTYQATIGIDFLSKTMYLEDRTIRLQLWDTAGQERFRSLIPSYIRDSAAAVVVYDITNVNSFQQTTKWIDDVRTERGSDVIIMLVGNKTDLADKRHITSEEGEQRAKELNVLFIETSAKTGYNVKQLFRRVAAALPGMESTQDKSREDMIDIKLPPDSPEQPVSEGGCSC, from the exons ATGTCCGCAGCAGGAGATTTCGGAAATCCCCTGAGGAAATTTAAACTGGTATTTCTGGGCGAGCAGAGTG tGGGAAAGACTTCACTGATCACCAGATTCATGTATGACAGCTTTGATAACACTTATCAG GCTACAATAGGAATCGACTTTTTATCAAAAACCATGTATCTGGAGGATAGAACA ATCAGGTTGCAGCTCTGGGACACTGCAGGCCAGGAGCGCTTCCGTAGCCTCATTCCCAGCTACATCCGagactctgctgctgctgtcgttGTATACGACATCACAA ACGTCAACTCCTTTCAGCAGACCACAAAATGGATTGATGATGTCAgaacagagagagggagtgatGTCATCATCATGCTGGTTGGAAACAAGACTGATCTGGCAGATAAAAG ACATATAACAAGTGAAGAGGGAGAGCAGAGAGCAAAAGAGCTGAATGTTCTGTTTATCGAAACGAGTGCAAAGACAGGCTACAATGTCAAGCAG CTCTTCCGGCGTGTTGCTGCTGCCTTGCCTGGCATGGAGAGCACACAGGACAAGAGCCGAGAAGACA TGATTGACATAAAGTTGCCACCAGATTCCCCAGAGCAACCAGTCAGTGAAGGTGGCTGCTCCTGTTGA